One stretch of Gadus chalcogrammus isolate NIFS_2021 chromosome 14, NIFS_Gcha_1.0, whole genome shotgun sequence DNA includes these proteins:
- the LOC130403052 gene encoding ubiquitin-conjugating enzyme E2 Q2-like isoform X1 gives MSVSGLKAELKFLESIFDPNHERFRIIDWKPDELSCQFNVTGEKLLIIHCNITESYPSTPPIWFVDSDDPSLTQVLERLEDVRRGNTLLLQQLKKLICDLCRLYNLPQHPDVEMLDQPLPAGPVGPDRKHGTTDEVTSEEEEEEEMGEDIEDLDHYDMKEEEPVDGKKSEDDGIEKENLAILEKIRKNQRQDHLNVSAHSGAVSGSVQASDRLMKELREIYRSQSYKTGIYSVELVNDSLYEWHVKLRTVDPDSPLHSDLQVLKEKEGMDYILLNFSYKDNFPFDPPFVRVVSPVLSGGYVLGGGALCMELLTKQGWSSAYSIESVIMQINATLVKGKARVQFGANKNQYNLARAQQSYKSLVQIHEKNGWYTPPKEDG, from the exons ATGTCGGTGTCGGGGCTTAAGGCCGAGCTGAAGTTCCTGGAGTCCATTTTCGACCCGAACCATGAACGATTCAGGATCATCGACTGGAAGCCCGACGAACTGAGCTGCCAGTTCAACGTGACGGGGGAGAAGCTGCTGATTATCCACTGTAACATCACG GAGTCCTATCCGTCCACACCGCCCATATGGTTCGTAGACTCCGATGACCCCAGCCTAACGCAAGTCTTGGAGCGGTTGGaggatgtcagaagaggcaatACATTG CTTCTGCAGCAGCTGAAGAAGCTCATCTGTGATCTCTGCCGCCTGTACAACCTCCCCCAGCACCCCGATGTGGAGATGCTGGACCAGCCCCTACCTGCAGGGCCAGTGGGGCCCGACCGAAAG caTGGGACGACAGACGAGGTCActtctgaggaagaggaggaggaagagatgggagAG GACATCGAGGACCTCGACCACTACGACATGAAAGAGGAGGAGCCGGTGGACGGAAAGAAGTCGGAGGACGACGGCATCGAGAAGGAGAACCTGGCCATCCTGGAGAAGATCCGCAAGAACCAGAGGCAGGACCACTTGAACGTAAGTGCTCATTCG GGTGCTGTCTCTGGCTCGGTGCAGGCCTCGGACCGGCTGATGAAGGAGCTGAGGGAGATCTACCGATCCCAGAGCTACAAGACGG GTATCTACTCGGTGGAGCTTGTCAACGACAGCCTCTATGAATGGCATGTCAAGCTGAGAAC AGTGGACCCAGACAGCCCTCTGCACAGTGATCTCCAGGTGCTTAAGGAAAAGGAGGGGATGGACTACATACTCCTCAACTTCTCATATAAA GATAACTTCCCTTTCGATCCTCCGTTCGTGCGAGTGGTTTCCCCGGTTCTCTCCGGAGG ATACGTTCTCGGAGGAGGAGCCCTGTGCATGGAGCTTCTGACCAAGCAG GGTTGGAGTAGTGCCTATTCAATAGAGTCTGTCATCATGCAGATCAACGCCACTTTAGTCAAAGGAAAAGCCAGAGTGCAGTTTGGAGCCAATAAG AACCAGTACAACCTTGCAAGAGCACAACAGTCCTACAAATCCCTGGTTCAGATCCACGAAAAGAATG GTTGGTACACCCCACCTAAAGAGGATGGCTAG
- the LOC130403052 gene encoding ubiquitin-conjugating enzyme E2 Q2-like isoform X3, producing the protein MSVSGLKAELKFLESIFDPNHERFRIIDWKPDELSCQFNVTGEKLLIIHCNITESYPSTPPIWFVDSDDPSLTQVLERLEDVRRGNTLLLQQLKKLICDLCRLYNLPQHPDVEMLDQPLPAGPVGPDRKHGTTDEVTSEEEEEEEMGEDIEDLDHYDMKEEEPVDGKKSEDDGIEKENLAILEKIRKNQRQDHLNGAVSGSVQASDRLMKELREIYRSQSYKTGIYSVELVNDSLYEWHVKLRTVDPDSPLHSDLQVLKEKEGMDYILLNFSYKDNFPFDPPFVRVVSPVLSGGYVLGGGALCMELLTKQGWSSAYSIESVIMQINATLVKGKARVQFGANKNQYNLARAQQSYKSLVQIHEKNGWYTPPKEDG; encoded by the exons ATGTCGGTGTCGGGGCTTAAGGCCGAGCTGAAGTTCCTGGAGTCCATTTTCGACCCGAACCATGAACGATTCAGGATCATCGACTGGAAGCCCGACGAACTGAGCTGCCAGTTCAACGTGACGGGGGAGAAGCTGCTGATTATCCACTGTAACATCACG GAGTCCTATCCGTCCACACCGCCCATATGGTTCGTAGACTCCGATGACCCCAGCCTAACGCAAGTCTTGGAGCGGTTGGaggatgtcagaagaggcaatACATTG CTTCTGCAGCAGCTGAAGAAGCTCATCTGTGATCTCTGCCGCCTGTACAACCTCCCCCAGCACCCCGATGTGGAGATGCTGGACCAGCCCCTACCTGCAGGGCCAGTGGGGCCCGACCGAAAG caTGGGACGACAGACGAGGTCActtctgaggaagaggaggaggaagagatgggagAG GACATCGAGGACCTCGACCACTACGACATGAAAGAGGAGGAGCCGGTGGACGGAAAGAAGTCGGAGGACGACGGCATCGAGAAGGAGAACCTGGCCATCCTGGAGAAGATCCGCAAGAACCAGAGGCAGGACCACTTGAAC GGTGCTGTCTCTGGCTCGGTGCAGGCCTCGGACCGGCTGATGAAGGAGCTGAGGGAGATCTACCGATCCCAGAGCTACAAGACGG GTATCTACTCGGTGGAGCTTGTCAACGACAGCCTCTATGAATGGCATGTCAAGCTGAGAAC AGTGGACCCAGACAGCCCTCTGCACAGTGATCTCCAGGTGCTTAAGGAAAAGGAGGGGATGGACTACATACTCCTCAACTTCTCATATAAA GATAACTTCCCTTTCGATCCTCCGTTCGTGCGAGTGGTTTCCCCGGTTCTCTCCGGAGG ATACGTTCTCGGAGGAGGAGCCCTGTGCATGGAGCTTCTGACCAAGCAG GGTTGGAGTAGTGCCTATTCAATAGAGTCTGTCATCATGCAGATCAACGCCACTTTAGTCAAAGGAAAAGCCAGAGTGCAGTTTGGAGCCAATAAG AACCAGTACAACCTTGCAAGAGCACAACAGTCCTACAAATCCCTGGTTCAGATCCACGAAAAGAATG GTTGGTACACCCCACCTAAAGAGGATGGCTAG
- the LOC130403052 gene encoding ubiquitin-conjugating enzyme E2 Q2-like isoform X2, protein MSVSGLKAELKFLESIFDPNHERFRIIDWKPDELSCQFNVTGEKLLIIHCNITESYPSTPPIWFVDSDDPSLTQVLERLEDVRRGNTLLLQQLKKLICDLCRLYNLPQHPDVEMLDQPLPAGPVGPDRKHGTTDEVTSEEEEEEEMGEDIEDLDHYDMKEEEPVDGKKSEDDGIEKENLAILEKIRKNQRQDHLNVSAHSGAVSGSVQASDRLMKELREIYRSQSYKTGIYSVELVNDSLYEWHVKLRTVDPDSPLHSDLQVLKEKEGMDYILLNFSYKDNFPFDPPFVRVVSPVLSGGYVLGGGALCMELLTKQGWSSAYSIESVIMQINATLVKGKARVQFGANKNQYNLARAQQSYKSLVQIHEKNGECLSPISQT, encoded by the exons ATGTCGGTGTCGGGGCTTAAGGCCGAGCTGAAGTTCCTGGAGTCCATTTTCGACCCGAACCATGAACGATTCAGGATCATCGACTGGAAGCCCGACGAACTGAGCTGCCAGTTCAACGTGACGGGGGAGAAGCTGCTGATTATCCACTGTAACATCACG GAGTCCTATCCGTCCACACCGCCCATATGGTTCGTAGACTCCGATGACCCCAGCCTAACGCAAGTCTTGGAGCGGTTGGaggatgtcagaagaggcaatACATTG CTTCTGCAGCAGCTGAAGAAGCTCATCTGTGATCTCTGCCGCCTGTACAACCTCCCCCAGCACCCCGATGTGGAGATGCTGGACCAGCCCCTACCTGCAGGGCCAGTGGGGCCCGACCGAAAG caTGGGACGACAGACGAGGTCActtctgaggaagaggaggaggaagagatgggagAG GACATCGAGGACCTCGACCACTACGACATGAAAGAGGAGGAGCCGGTGGACGGAAAGAAGTCGGAGGACGACGGCATCGAGAAGGAGAACCTGGCCATCCTGGAGAAGATCCGCAAGAACCAGAGGCAGGACCACTTGAACGTAAGTGCTCATTCG GGTGCTGTCTCTGGCTCGGTGCAGGCCTCGGACCGGCTGATGAAGGAGCTGAGGGAGATCTACCGATCCCAGAGCTACAAGACGG GTATCTACTCGGTGGAGCTTGTCAACGACAGCCTCTATGAATGGCATGTCAAGCTGAGAAC AGTGGACCCAGACAGCCCTCTGCACAGTGATCTCCAGGTGCTTAAGGAAAAGGAGGGGATGGACTACATACTCCTCAACTTCTCATATAAA GATAACTTCCCTTTCGATCCTCCGTTCGTGCGAGTGGTTTCCCCGGTTCTCTCCGGAGG ATACGTTCTCGGAGGAGGAGCCCTGTGCATGGAGCTTCTGACCAAGCAG GGTTGGAGTAGTGCCTATTCAATAGAGTCTGTCATCATGCAGATCAACGCCACTTTAGTCAAAGGAAAAGCCAGAGTGCAGTTTGGAGCCAATAAG AACCAGTACAACCTTGCAAGAGCACAACAGTCCTACAAATCCCTGGTTCAGATCCACGAAAAGAATGGTGAGTGTTTGTCTCCTATTTCACAGACGTAG